The Paramisgurnus dabryanus chromosome 3, PD_genome_1.1, whole genome shotgun sequence genome includes a window with the following:
- the tmed1a gene encoding transmembrane emp24 domain-containing protein 1a has protein sequence MERIKATHLVVCLLFLTLVVDLGFAFRSNQNSEFTFLLPAGATECFFQTTFRNSSMEVEYQVIAGSGLDVGFTLISPRGYRLISDFRKSDGIHTVEPTEEGDYRICFDNSFSRMSEKMVYVEVIVDESDQDDEGWAGLAEPEDTLEYKLEDIRETMDAVHRNLERSRQIQAMLRALEARDRYLLEDNLWRVSFWSGVSLLVMVSVALTQVYTLRRLFSDKHRVCT, from the exons ATGGAGCGCATTAAAGCGACGCATCTTGTTGTTTGTTTGCTGTTTCTGACGCTCGTGGTGGATTTAGGATTCGCATTCAGATCGAATCAGAACAGTGAATTCACTTTCCTTCTGCCTGCCGGAGCAACCGAGTGCTTCTTCCAAACAACCTTCAGGAACAGCAGCATGGAAGTCGAGTACCAG GTCATTGCAGGCTCAGGGCTGGATGTGGGTTTCACTCTGATCTCTCCCCGTGGCTACAGACTGATCTCCGACTTCAGAAAATCAGACGGTATCCACAC GGTGGAACCCACAGAGGAGGGTGACTACAGAATTTGTTTCGACAACAGTTTCAGTCGTATGTCAGAGAAGATGGTGTATGTGGAGGTGATTGTGGATGAATCTGATCAGGATGATGAAGGCTGGGCTGGTCTGGCTGAACCTGAAGACACACTGGAATACAAACTGGAGGACATTCGG GAAACAATGGATGCTGTACACAGAAACCTCGAGCGAAGCCGTCAGATCCAGGCGATGTTGCGAGCGCTGGAGGCTCGTGACCGTTACCTGCTGGAGGATAATCTATGGCGCGTTTCATTTTGGTCTGGTGTCAGTCTGCTGGTCATGGTCAGCGTGGCCCTCACTCAGGTCTACACGTTACGCAGATTGTTTAGTGACAAACACAGAGTCTGCACGTAG